The following coding sequences are from one Streptomyces sp. NBC_01294 window:
- a CDS encoding TetR/AcrR family transcriptional regulator, producing the protein MAEHRSMQRGALLDAARSLLSEGGTEALTFPALAERTGLARSSVYEYFRSRAAVVEELCAVDFPVWAAEIEAAMEQAESPEAKIEAYVRSQLGLVGDRRHRAVVAISASELDAGAREKIRAAHGGLVAMIVEALSSLGQAEPRLAAMLLQGVVDAAVRRIELGAAEDPDVVTEAAVAMALRGVRG; encoded by the coding sequence GTGGCCGAGCACCGGTCGATGCAGCGCGGCGCCCTCTTGGACGCTGCGCGTTCCCTGCTGTCCGAAGGCGGGACGGAGGCGCTGACCTTCCCCGCCCTCGCGGAGCGGACCGGCCTCGCCCGGTCCTCCGTGTACGAGTACTTCCGCTCCCGCGCCGCCGTGGTCGAAGAGCTGTGCGCCGTGGACTTCCCCGTGTGGGCCGCCGAGATCGAGGCGGCGATGGAGCAGGCGGAGTCGCCGGAGGCGAAGATCGAGGCCTACGTGCGGAGCCAGTTGGGGCTGGTGGGCGACCGGCGGCACCGGGCCGTGGTGGCGATCTCGGCGAGCGAGCTGGACGCCGGCGCGCGCGAGAAGATCCGCGCGGCCCACGGCGGGCTGGTGGCGATGATCGTCGAGGCGCTGAGTTCGCTGGGGCAGGCGGAGCCGAGGCTGGCCGCGATGCTCTTGCAGGGGGTTGTGGACGCGGCTGTGCGGCGGATCGAGCTCGGGGCCGCGGAGGATCCCGATGTGGTGACGGAGGCTGCCGTCGCCATGGCGCTGCGGGGCGTCCGGGGCTGA
- the whiG gene encoding RNA polymerase sigma factor WhiG gives MPQHTPGSDRAAVPPAARGGVRSTAPSSLEVLWRSYKDSGDERLREQLILHYSPLVKYVAGRVSVGLPPNVEQADFVSSGVFGLIDAIEKFDIDRSIKFETYAITRIRGAMIDELRALDWIPRSVRQKARAVERAYATLEAQLRRTPTESEVAGEMGIGVEDLHTVFSQLSLANVVALEELLHVGGEGGDRLSLMDTLEDTAADNPVEVAEDRELRRLLARAINTLPEREKTVVTLYYYEGLTLAEIGNVLGVTESRVSQIHTKSVLQLRAKLADVGR, from the coding sequence ATGCCCCAGCACACCCCAGGGTCTGACCGCGCTGCGGTGCCCCCCGCTGCCCGCGGCGGCGTGCGGTCCACCGCGCCCTCGTCCCTGGAGGTGCTGTGGCGCTCGTACAAGGACTCCGGTGACGAACGGCTGCGGGAGCAGCTGATCCTGCACTACTCGCCCCTGGTGAAGTACGTCGCCGGCCGCGTCAGCGTGGGCCTGCCGCCCAATGTGGAGCAGGCCGACTTCGTCTCCTCCGGGGTCTTCGGCCTGATCGACGCCATCGAGAAGTTCGACATCGACCGGTCGATCAAGTTCGAGACGTACGCGATCACCCGGATCCGCGGCGCGATGATCGACGAGCTGCGGGCGCTGGACTGGATCCCCCGCTCGGTCCGGCAGAAGGCACGGGCCGTGGAGCGGGCCTACGCCACGCTGGAGGCCCAGCTGCGGCGCACCCCCACGGAGAGCGAGGTCGCCGGGGAGATGGGGATCGGTGTGGAGGATCTCCACACCGTCTTCAGCCAGTTGTCCCTGGCGAACGTGGTCGCCCTGGAGGAGCTGCTGCACGTCGGCGGGGAGGGCGGCGACCGCCTCTCGCTGATGGACACCCTGGAGGACACCGCCGCCGACAACCCGGTGGAGGTGGCGGAGGACCGCGAACTGCGGCGCTTGCTGGCTCGGGCCATCAACACGCTGCCCGAGCGGGAGAAGACGGTGGTGACCCTCTACTACTACGAGGGCCTCACGCTGGCGGAGATCGGCAACGTGCTGGGCGTCACCGAGAGCCGGGTCAGTCAGATCCACACCAAGTCCGTCCTGCAACTGCGCGCGAAGTTGGCGGATGTGGGGCGGTGA